The DNA region TAGCTGTAGGTcctgtgtgttttttatttttattttttacaagtgtttttgtaaaagttttttttttactttaaattaatattttgatgtttttttttatcgttttgatatattgatatcaaaaataaaattttatcaagtaaaaaatattttgaaaagcaattgttGTCATAATATTAACATGTTCTTCTTTAGTTATCTTTTAATGTGATATATagtaaaatatagaaaataaagagtTCTCCCTAGAGTATAATCCCCTATATTATAATCCTAAATTGTGAAGGAAGTTTGtttaatttgttcttgaatCAATGATTCATAAAATTCATTTAAGAACAACATATCAAATATTTGTATTAGTAACAAAACTGAAATGatgatatagaaaaaaaaaaaaaacaaatcaaaactaattagaaaaaaataattaaaattaaaaaatatcgctaaaaaaatataaattttagggtttaatttAAAAGTCTTTCTAATACCAGCTCATTATAATCAACCAACTTTTTATAAACaggaattgtaattttatttataaaatttgaatatgaTCTAATACTCGAAtagataattataattatttttgtcaaattaaaCATTTGACCcattcagggttttttttttttagtttatcaatctaattcataaatatataatatttcatgTCATCCTCCTCGCCAGGCCTCAATATCCCTAAACGGTGATGATACTTGATGAAAGCTTCCATCAATGATTGGTGATGCAATTATGGAAGCAATTAAGAGTGAAATTTTGTTCGAATActtcaatttgtttatttaaaactttttttaaaaaatattgttataagATTAAGTTGTTAAAGatgcaaataatataaaacaaacggTAGGGAATAAAGGGACGGAGAAACTAGTAAAAAGAAGgcaaaaagaatatttaattttttgaaaatccaaaaccaagtaATTACAATGGTTTCTTTTCCATGTATAAAAATAGTAAGTTTTCAAAAAactgaaaaggaaaattaaaaaataggaaCCCTTACATTTAGTGGTTGCCTTGGAAGAACCAAAAATTCAATCACAAAGAAATTGAACGCGGGTGGGGCCTTTTGTTCCTCTAATGGTAGagtgacaacaaaaaaaatgcttcTAATACGTGGGTTCATGGTTTACCATATAATATTGGTATCGGTTCCTTTACAAAAGGTCAGCTTCAAATTTACTAAATTTACTGTTTACCATCACGGTgacttctattttttaaaatttatttatttatttattattatttagatatttttaatgattttgttgtactaatattaaaaaatttaaaaattattttaatatatatttattaaaaaatacttttaaaaaacacccaTCAAACAGTAATTAaaaacgtgtttgagaatatggtaatagttgttttttatttaaaatacattaaaataatatattttttaagaaaattatttttaacatcgtcacatcaaaataatttaaaaataaaaaaaattttaaaaataaaataaaattctaattttttaaaaaatatattttttaaacacaaaaataaaaggtttcaaATTATCCTGatttatcttaaaattaatttggttataGTTAATTTGCGCCCAAAGGGTGTCCATCCATCCAAAAGGAGATGtcatctctttgattttttcaggATCTTCATCTGTACACATGTTCAAGTACAAGTATGAGAAgtaccaaaaaaatacaaagaaagaaagaaataaaatacgTAGGAGTACATGATATTGTACGTACGTTCGTGTATGTGGGCAACATCTTAAAAATTTATAGCTTAGAAGAGGGGATCAGGATATTCTATGATGCGCATGTATAAAAACGAAGTGTTAGGAGCTAATGTCAGACCTCGCACGCAGCATTTATAAGCAgccaatatataattaatcaatgatGGACATGCCTCGATGTTTTTTCTACTTGGAGAATTCCAACGAGTAATTAACCTCTCTAAAGAAATGCTCATCACATTTTAACGATCTTTGCTTACTGTGcaactatttattattaatatagatattcatgcttatatgtattttaattaatttcacaaactctaaaattaacaaatatgtAAACTTTTAAAAGTTATGTGGTttgtaaaactcaaattaataatcttttaaaaacaaatttaaaacttgatcaaTTAAACTACACtcttcaataatatttattgcctctctattgaagaattaattcttCAAGTGATGGTTGTTATATTTGTTACCGGAAGGGAAAAAGACACTACTCgtccaaaacaaacaaattagcTTTGATTTTTACCCCACCCTCCTTGATTTATCACAACCAAAATATTGCATCACACCAACAAAATACTCTATagtttcacacacacacacacacacatatatatatatatatatttgatgaaaacttaatatcaaaaaatatattattcggTGATTTATATTCTATCATTCATTTTATCGGTTATAATCActgatgaatttatatatagcgcatcaaacaaaaaaaaattactggcATTCATTCCATCGGTAACTATAACATATTATTGCCAGAATAAACTTTTGGTAAGTCCATGGTGATCATATACATATTACTGATAGAATGAAACTGGCAAAAGAATTACATCTAGCAGTGACaagtcttgtaattttttttcaattctctgTAACTCTCTAAGGGAATTAGTTCATTGATCATTCTATCAGTGATGTAAATCCCATCGGTAATTCTATtagtattatatttaatattttttaaaaaataaaatagacaatacatgaaaaatattaaaaaataataataaactaaaataaaaactaaatttttattattaatttaaaaaataataaattgaatacaatttatttagttGACAAAAGCTAAAGGAGGAGGTGGAGGCAGATTTTTGTTGGAACCAAGAAGTCAATAAGGTTGACCGTATGTACTAATAAAGGCTGTCAATATTTGCTCAAGGATATTCATTTTATCCCTCAAGTTGGCTATCTCAAACCTCAATTGGGTCATCTAAGCATTAAGCTTGGTCGtctgaatttgaatttgttttggtaTAATTACTTGAATGGCCAAAGATTGTTGACTTGATCTTATATCCATACAAcctatgaataaattaaaatcacaaCACAATAACACCATTTATGTTCAAtgacataataataaaatcacagcAATAAATGTTCCAATTATGTTAACAATAGTTCATTGTAAAGCAACATTAACGAGAAAGATTACATTAAAGTCAATTTCATttgatgttttatatttaaaattagtttgaaatatttttagccagaattgtctttttctttttctttttcttcttcttcttcatcatcataatCATCAACATGTCCATCATAATCTTCTTTATTGTCTTATGTATGTTCATAGAGTCTTAATATAACATTTAACTCATTGGTgttaacatcaataaaaatattatccgttacatgaaaatttaaattttcttctaaatCGGCAGACGAGGCAACTTGTGTGCAGCAAATAACTCATCAAGTTGAAAAGCATCGTCTCCCGTATTTACTTTATCGTTATCTTTATCATTATAAACAACTTGGATATGACCCTTGAGATTAGTTTTCATTGCGAATAATCAATCAGCCCTAGaacagtttatttttaaaaaaagagtgtatgtgtaataaacttatTAGCATTacttagcaaaaacaaaaacatcatcgATGTTGTAAAGTTTAGTCTTGTATTAATTTTGACCAAATCATGGTGGAGATCTCTTCTGATTCCTTTATCAATGGTatcatatcaataatatttgattaaaaagacTTTATTATACTCGTTATGATATTGTAACTCAATCACTTCTTTTAACTTTCcataataatcaacttcaaactcattaaAAGTTAATTCTTTAACACAAACTCCACTATTATAGGTTTTTCTACCCTGACTATACTCTTCAATATAAAAGACATATCCATTAACAAAAGCTCTTACTTTCAATATAGTAAATTCAAACTATTATTAGCATTCCCTCATATATGATAAACCTGGTATATGATTACAATTATTAACAATTAAAGAGAAAGGCGTAATGAAATGaagtatttttatagttaagaattattaattacTGCTTACATGTTTTTTGAACTACGTGGTAAAttgtttatcttataattaaaaaattttaagattttgtcATATGTGAATTTTAAGATAGCAGAAATAAACAATATTGcctatgaaaaaattattcaatttatcaGTTTATGAAAGTATAAgagaaaaattgtttaaaaataataacatgttaattgaataaaaatctcaattcaTCGCAATTAAATATCACATAATTATTTACATGTCTGCATTCGATTTATGTCAAGTATATATCTTCCCctcgttgtatttttttataaagatcattcaagatatgaaaatattgaCAAACTCTCACTCGAAAACATTTCTTCACTGTCATCATATCTTGAAACGTCgtggttgatttttatttttaaatgagacTTAAAATAGTATGAAATTATTCAATCTAtcttaatagtattttttaatgattattgattttctctaaaaacaaatttaattcctctaaatttatctaaatttcaaatgaataataaaatttgataattttttaatggtgtATCCTGTATAAGAaaacacacatatatttttgtctctctctctctctcttcccacTGCTTTAAAGCGACCAAAGCCAGTGCACGGGACTCGGCTCATCGATCTTCGAATCTTCCGTGAGACCAggcaataaaatattaatttatacacGTTGTCTACTCTATAGCcacatatattaatttgttcGTGAAATAATCATATACACAGACAGCACATGCatgtaaccaaaaaataaacatatagcTAAATCAATGAAGTTTAAGCACGCAGGGCCATTACACAAAGCAACATAAATCTAAACCAGAATCTAGTTTAGTGGGAGCTAGGTGGCATCTGTGGGGGAGAACCTTCCTTTCTCATGGGTTCTCacactttattttttccttttaaatcctACTCAATATCTATATATACACTATATTATATGCTATTTTGCTATATcttctagtctttttttttttttttgatttacgtgggtgttcCGGCCAGTTTGCGCTCACCACAACTAATAccacggcccactgaacatcctgcaaacccaataagcatgtaaggcaccgcgggggtgacaggcgtgcacagtGAGATTTGAACCCTTTAACATGAGTTGTTtcaaggtgttttttaaaaaattaaaaataaaataaaataaaaataaaagctaaggCATGCATGCCTGTTTGATtatgtggttgcggttgctttttaaagtgttttatatgtagaaatgaatcaaaattatattttttatttttaaaaaaatatttttgatatcagcacattaaaataatctaaaaacataaaaaaatattaatttaaaataaaaaaaaatttaaattttttaaaaatatttttaaaatataaagacaaaCCTATGTCCGTAATAACTTGTTCTTTAAACAGAGCTGCCGCCGCTTTATGTTATTGTGAAGAATCGAGGTCTAATTAAAATCACAGGATTGAGATGTAATTTGGAGAAATGTATATGTCACATCTGTTTCGAAAACTATAGAATCTTTTTATAAAGTATCATAGATcagtaaataataattaataaccaGGGGGACAAAACATGAGACTAGCTAGGCGGGCTGGCTAGAGCATACACGCTCTCTAAAGAGGAATGACGCAACAGTAAAAAACAATCAGATTCCGATATTGTTCACTTACTTTCCCAAGGAACGGTCATGGATTTTCACTCCTCTGCCTCCTAACTGCCTATTAAATTCTACATGCCTCCTCTTCTCCTCTCATAGCTACTTCCATTTTCTCCTCTCAATTTCTCCCATCAACGTCTAGAGTAGACAACAGTCCTTCTAGTTcctataatattgttttgatccaaCTAGAAATTGAAATACATATAACATTGTATGCGCATTGATTGTTTCCCTTCAAACATGACAATTatgcctcctcctcctcctcctcctcctcctccagggCCATTAGTATTTGATGCCTCCATTCTTCAACACCAAGGCACCTTACCCTCTCAGTTCATTTGGCCTGACCACGAAAAACCATGCCTTGAACCCCCAGAACTTGCAATCCCTCCTATTGATTTTGGAAGCTTCCTCACTGGAGATCGTTTGGCGGTCTCAAAACTTGCCCAGCAAGTGTATGAGGCATGCAAGAAGCATGGTTTCTTTGTAATTGTTAATCATGGTGTTGACTCCAAGCTTATAGCTAAAGCTCATGAGGGTATGAACATGTTCTTTGGTAAGCAGCTCTCGGAGAAGCCAGCTCAAAGGAAGATAGGAGAGCAATACGGGTATGCTAGTAGCTTCACTGGAAGATTCTCCTCCAAGCTTCCATGGAAAGAAACACTCTCTTTCAGATATTGTGCTGACAACCAGTCCTCTAACATCGTCCAAGAATACTTCTTGAACGTAATGGGAGAAGAGTTCAAACAGTTCGGGTAAGAAAcgataattaatttcattcaaaaaaattaaaatattacgCAATGCTGTCGTCTATGTAGAATATTAGCAAGTGAAGACACTATGCAAtaatttgtgattttgttttgaataggAAGGTGTACCAAGAATATTGTGAAGCCATGAACACTCTTTCCCTTGGAATTATGGAGCTATTAGGAGAAAGTCTAGGAGTTGGAAACGAGTATTTTAGAGATTTCTTCGAAGGAAATGATTCAATAATGAGACTAAATTACTACCCTCCTTGCCAAAAACCGGAATTAACTCTTGGCACTGGGCCTCACTGTGATCCTACATCTCTAACAATTCTTCATCAAGATCATGTCAGTGGCCTTCAAGTGTTCGTCGACGAAAAATGGCACTCCGTTACTCCTGATCCGGAAGCTTTCGTCGTTAACATTGGTGACACATTCATGGTAAGACCATCAACAAACAACTAGGCTAATCGGAACCCCTTTAATCAATTATTACTTCTTCCATCCCACAACGAAAGTCCATTTTTACCATTCGATCCGAGGTTTTTCCAAAAATAGCACATGTCTAAACAAGGCATTAATtactatattaataatttgacCAAGAACCAATAAAACTTGTGTTGTTGTTTCAGGCTCTATCAAATGGCATTTTCAAGAGTTGCTTGCATAGAGCAGTGGTAAATAACGTAACAGTAAGGAAATCCCTCGCTTTCTTTCTATGTCCAAAAATGGACAAGGTGGTGAAGCCACCAAATGCTTTGGTCGACTATAAGAATCCAAGGGTATATCCGGACTTCACATGGCCAGCTTTGTCAGAATTCACACAAAAACATTACAGGGCCGACATGAAAACCCTAGATGTCTTCACAACATGGCTTCAACAGAAAAACAAGTGATGAGAGGGTACCAAAAATGCGTCTTCCTGTTAATTAGGCTGAGGAAAGTGACATTATAGCAGTGGACAAAGCTAGGTGCAAAGAAGGAGGGACTTGGTTCTTCATGGCGTGTATTTAGAGGAAAAAGGCAACAGAAGAACCAAAAAACAGGCCAGCCCTGTAAGTATCTGCTAGTGTGTAAGTGTTGGAGAGAATCACATCAATGCAAGTAAGCAGCAAATTGTAGGAATAAAGATTTGAATGGGCTCCATATATGCATgtcttcttattgttttttattattattttaattttgttaatgcAAGACATGTATAGATTCTATGTACTTATGTGTTTGGCCACCACGAAATTCTGGCCGCCTCGACTATCTCTCTACTTGGCACGTAACAATACTCATTAATTAGATTCCCAGACGAAAACTTGTCCCAGATGGTACAAAATCTGAAATAATGTATTAATTGATTACAAGATACATGGTGCATGGAAAGCGTTCTAATTCGATGCCCTGAATCATAATCCCAGTAATGGAATTtgtaaccaataaaaaaacaatgctttAAATTCCTGTTCTTAAAACATTCTGTATGTTCCTCTGAAAAATAAACGCAAGCGTTGAGGCTCCATCTGCCTGCGTACGTATTTTATCGGAATTAACTGTCCGGCGGCCGATGCTCTCATCAAAGTAACATCCCAGTGGCTAGAATCCGATCGGTTTTCCGACTCACAGGCTCAAATTCTAGCTACTCTCTGTTAAGCAACTCATGAGACACATTGGATCTTCCATGGACAAATAGAAACTAGATACCAGTACTAGCAGGATAATATATATGTGAGTGTGTAGCAAAAATTACTTTCATTCTCTCATGATCATGAATATAAATAAACACGACTCAGATAGAGTCCGAACGAGCAAGTAAGCAGTCCGTGAATCTTAATTAGCTGACGAGTCTCTGTCAACTTAACTAAAAGTCTATAaacttttctcttttcctttttgcaGGACGTGCTACATGCAATGTCTTTTCTTCATGCTTACGACAAAAGAACCTAGCAAATCGTACGAAAATTCTCGTTACTCAAGTTTACTTTCATCCAATTATAATGGGTTTCagtagaaaaggaagaaaagaaagtcgGGTAAAGCTAGCGAGCACATGCAAGTCTGAGGGCTTCAAAcattagaaaattgataaaaacgTAGTAATTATAAAGTCCCACTTATATATGAAAGCTGTTCTTTTGTCTTATCCATATATCATCCTAGCAATTTGATTTCCTTTATCTCATTGTTTAGAGTAAGCATGACTTAACAGGGAGATCAGCTAAATTAACGTGCTTCTGGTAAAGTAAGCAGCTGGTGCGTGGAACCTAGCCAGCTATTCTTCACTCCATggaaaacacacacacacacacaaaaacactTAGCCAAATAATTAAGAGTTTCAAAGACTAAGTATGGGCTCTAATTTGCTCTTCATTTTCAACCTTAAAGATGCCAAGTACTGtgagttgaaatatttattaattatacgAGTCGAAACAAAACTAGCACTGCACTGAGTCACCGACGCTTGCACTAACACTAAAGTGGAGAAGAGCTGTATACCTAACATGTATATGTTAGGGTGTTTCTGCAGATAGTTGATCGAATTGCCTCCCCATGTGATTCAGCATGTTCAAGAGCTACTTTAGTTTTTATCATTCGGTAGGGTGgtacaagtattttttataaataaaaaaaaagattttttagtgaaaatatattgatttaatgttttcattgattttaatattctcgtatcaaaattatttggaaaaactttgagaattattattttgatgttcttACAATcctaagatgttttttttttttaaaaaaaaaaatctaatatactGAAATCGCATGACTAAACAAGGCTTAAATTTTGTCATCTAGGGTTCTTAAATTTAAGTGTCCACATGATCACCTCCTCATGATATAAGCTTATGGGGGTGCCTATCTTGCTTGACCTTGGTATAAAACAAATGCTATGTCGGGTGTCTTCACTACATGTCACTTTTTGAGGTCATAGGTCT from Populus alba chromosome 14, ASM523922v2, whole genome shotgun sequence includes:
- the LOC118041264 gene encoding gibberellin 20 oxidase 2, coding for MRIDCFPSNMTIMPPPPPPPPPPGPLVFDASILQHQGTLPSQFIWPDHEKPCLEPPELAIPPIDFGSFLTGDRLAVSKLAQQVYEACKKHGFFVIVNHGVDSKLIAKAHEGMNMFFGKQLSEKPAQRKIGEQYGYASSFTGRFSSKLPWKETLSFRYCADNQSSNIVQEYFLNVMGEEFKQFGKVYQEYCEAMNTLSLGIMELLGESLGVGNEYFRDFFEGNDSIMRLNYYPPCQKPELTLGTGPHCDPTSLTILHQDHVSGLQVFVDEKWHSVTPDPEAFVVNIGDTFMALSNGIFKSCLHRAVVNNVTVRKSLAFFLCPKMDKVVKPPNALVDYKNPRVYPDFTWPALSEFTQKHYRADMKTLDVFTTWLQQKNK